One Glycine soja cultivar W05 chromosome 2, ASM419377v2, whole genome shotgun sequence genomic region harbors:
- the LOC114388373 gene encoding putative nuclease HARBI1 isoform X2 has protein sequence MRQLVHTEKCRDIIRMGPEAFMLLCHKLRGTGYVKDTIRSTVEEQVAKFLHIIGHNVKNRTVSFFFRRSGETVSRHFHNVLRAIISLEDEFLVQPSGRDVPPQILNNSRFYPFFKDCIGAIDGTHIRVKVPRAEAARFRGRKDYPTQNVLAACNFDMKFTYVLPGWEGTASDSRILKDALSREDSLKIPEGKYYLGDAGFMLKRGVLTPYRGVRYHLKEYSIRSPQNSKELFNHRHASLRNVIERCFGVLKKRFPILSTGTEPFYSFEVMTDIVLACCILHNFLMGVDVDETLIAEVDRELLQQEIDRSQPQQQRDDDYRLGTILRDDVAIRMWNVYPI, from the exons ATGAGACAATTAGTACATACTGAAAAATGCCGAGACATAATACGAATGGGACCTGAGGCATTTATGTTATTGTGTCATAAATTGAGGGGAACTGGTTATGTGAAGGATACTATACGATCCACAGTTGAAGAACAAGTTGCTAAGTTCCTACACATCATTGGTCATAATGTGAAAAATCGCACCGTGTCATTCTTCTTCCGCCGTTCTGGTGAGACTGTTAGCCGTCACTTTCACAATGTTTTACGTGCCATCATTTCATTAGAAGATGAGTTCCTAGTCCAACCTTCTGGTAGGGATGTACCTCCACAAATATTAAACAATAGCAGATTCTATCCTTTTTTTAAG gaTTGCATTGGAGCTATAGATGGAACACATATTCGGGTAAAGGTCCCAAGAGCGGAAGCCGCACGATTTCGTGGAAGAAAAGACTACCCTACACAAAATGTTTTGGCTGCGTGTAACTTTGATATGAAATTCACTTATGTTTTACCGGGGTGGGAAGGCACAGCATCTGACTCTAGGATTTTGAAAGATGCTTTAAGTAGGGAAGACTCTCTAAAAATTCCTGAAG GAAAATATTATCTTGGGGATGCCGGTTTTATGCTAAAACGTGGGGTGCTTACACCTTATAGAGGTGTTCGTTATCACTTGAAGGAATATTCTATTCGCAGCCCGCAAAATTCTAAGGAGTTGTTCAATCATCGCCATGCTTCACTTCGAAATGTTATTGAGAGATGTTTTGGAGTACTAAAGAAAAGATTTCCAATTTTATCTACTGGCACCGAACCCTTTTACTCATTTGAAGTCATGACAGACATTGTACTTGCTTGTTGTATATTGCATAACTTCTTAATgggtgttgatgttgatgagaCCTTAATTGCTGAAGTAGATCGTGAGTTACTTCAACAAGAGATTGATAGATCCCAACCACAACAACAACGTGATGATGACTATAGATTGGGAACAATTTTAAGGGACGATGTTGCTATCAGAATGTGGAATGTTTATCCAATATGA
- the LOC114388373 gene encoding uncharacterized protein LOC114388373 isoform X1 produces the protein MPKGKTTPSDSNHPGRDSLQWNDEMDQMLLNALGEEANKGNRHDGAWTTQAYNNMVEALRSTIGPNITKNHIKNRMKTLKNHFAEAYDLFHSLSGFSWNSITRKFDAEDDVWEELIKGKPHAARWRKMQIKHYDILTELFATDRAKGNVAKTAKERRKQWEKENIDLNNYFEDTEMYVPNVGMFDENQFSPPNFEDASPQNGQTNPSGLNTSRGTKRKRNVVELVEDQYERMNESIMTIAEALKEGNSVSKELHQVAERQVEVAERQVAVIEKQVEIAEKQVTVIQQTRPRHYSESDVWDLLEELRVTDPFRMKVYNHLCDNEHKKRKLFGVPPHMRGEALIQMMTDAGAFTSSAIQVEVQQATGAIVQRCVY, from the exons ATGCCAAAGGGAAAAACCACTCCATCAGATTCTAATCACCCTGGTAGAGATAGCCTACAATGGAATGATGAAATGGATCAAATGTTGTTGAATGCTTTGGGTGAAGAGGCAAATAAGGGAAATAGGCACGATGGTGCTTGGACAACACAAGCATACAACAACATGGTCGAAGCCTTAAGATCTACAATTGGACCAAATATCACAAAGAATCATATAAAGAATAGAATGAAGAcactaaaaaatcattttgctGAAGCTTACGACTTGTTCCATAGCTTAAGTGGATTCTCTTGGAATTCAATAACTCGAAAATTTGATGCTGAGGACGACGTCTGGGAAGAGCTGATTAAA GGAAAGCCACATGCTGCAAGATGGAGAAAAATGCAAATTAAGCATTATGACATCTTGACTGAGTTATTTGCAACTGATAGGGCAAAAGGAAATGTTGCGAAAACAGCTAAGGAAAGGAGGAAACAATGGGAGAAGGAGAATATTGACTTGAATAACTATTTTGAAGATACAGAAATGTATGTGCCAAATGTTGGTATGTTTGATGAAAACCAATTTTCACCCCCCAACTTTGAGGATGCTAGTCCACAAAATGGTCAAACAAATCCTAGTGGCTTAAATACTTCAAGGGGTACAAAACGGAAGAGAAATGTGGTTGAGTTAGTTGAAGATCAATATGAGCGAATGAATGAAAGTATCATGACAATTGCTGAAGCTTTGAAAGAGGGAAATTCTGTTTCTAAGGAGCTGCACCAAGTTGCAGAGCGTCAAGTTGAAGTTGCTGAAAGACAAGTTGCAGTCATTGAAAAACAAGTTGAAATTGCTGAAAAACAAGTTACTGTGATACAACAAACTCGTCCTCGTCATTATTCAGAATCTGATGTATGGGATCTTTTAGAGGAATTAAGAGTCACAGATCCATTTCGCATGAAGGTTTATAACCATTTATGTGATAATGAGCACAAAAAACGTAAGCTTTTTGGCGTACCACCTCATATGAGAGGAGAAGCTCTCATTCAAATGATGACTGATGCAG GTGCTTTCACCTCTAGTGCAATACAAGTAGAAGTGCAGCAAGCAACTGGAGCTATAGTGCAAAGATGTGTATACTAA